The nucleotide window CCTCAATGGGGCCCGGGTGTTTTATTAACTCAAGAGGATGTTATGGTAACAATTCGTTTGGCACGTCACGGCGCTAAAAAGCGTCCATTCTACCAGGTAGTCGTCACTGACAGCCGTAATGCTCGCAACGGTCGCTTTATCGAGCGCGTTGGTTTCTTCAACCCGATCGCATCTGGTCAGGCTGAAGCACTGCGTCTGGATCTGGACCGCATTGAGCACTGGGTTGGCCAGGGCGCTACTCTCTCTGATCGCGTTGGTGCGCTGATCAAAGAAGCTAAGAAAGCAGCTTAATCTGTCACGGTGGTCAACATGAGCAAGCAACTCGCCGCGCAGTCTCCTGCCAGCCCTTTAATTTTAGGGAAGATGGGATCTGCCTACGGTATCCGTGGTTGGCTCAAAGTGTTTTCCTCCACCGAAGATGCCGAAAGCATTTTTGACTATCAGCCGTGGTTTATCCAACGTGCGGGTCAATGGCAGCTTGTCGAGCTGGAAGGCTGGAAGCGCCACAATCAGGACATGATCATCAAAGTCAAAGGCATTGACGATCGTGATACTGCCGGTCTGCTGACTAATTGCGAAATTGTCGTGGATTCTGAGCAGCTGCCAGCGCTGGAGAGCGGAGACTACTACTGGAAAGACCTTATCGGTTGCCAGGTTGTCACCACTGAAGGCTATGAACTGGGTAAAGTCACAGAGTTGATGGAAACCGGTTCAAACGACGTTCTCGTCGTGCAGGCTAACCTGAAGGATGCATTCGGTGCGAAGGAGCGGCTTATTCCGTTCCTTGATGGACAGGTTATCAAGAATGTCGATCTCACTACCGGCACCATTGAAGTAGATTGGGATCCTGGTTTTTGAGCTCCGGTAAAAACGGTATGGCGCCATCAATGTGGATTGGCATTATCAGCCTGTTTCCTGAGATGTTCAGTGCGATTACCGATTACGGAGTAACCGGCCGGGCAGTAAAAAATGGCCTGCTCAGCATTCAGAGTTGGAGTCCTCGTGATTTCGCTCATGACCGGCACCGTACCGTGGATGAACGTCCATACGGCGGCGGACCGGGAATGCTTATGATGGTTCAACCTTTACGGGATGCCATCCACGCAGCAAAAGCGGCGGCAGGAGAAGGTGCAAAGGTGATTTATCTTTCACCTCAGGGGCGCAAACTCGATCAAAACGGCGTTTGCGAACTGGCGACTAACCAGAAAATTATTCTGGTATGTGGTCGCTATGAAGGGATTGATGAGCGCGTAATCAAAACCGAAATCGATGAAGAGTGGTCGATTGGGGATTACGTACTCAGCGGTGGAGAGCTGCCAGCGATGACGCTGATTGACTCGGTCGCCCGGTTTATACCCGGCGTATTGGGCAAGCAGGCGTCAGCCGAGGAAGATTCATTTTCTGATGGCTTGCTGGATTGCCCACACTACACCCGACCTGAAGTGTTAGAAGGTATGGAGGTACCGCCAGTTCTGCTGTCGGGAAATCATGCTGAAATCCGCCGGTGGCGCCTGAAACAGTCGCTGGGCCGTACCTGGCTAAGAAGACCTGAACTTCTGGAAAACCTGGCTCTGACTGAAGAGCAAGCAAGGTTGCTGAAAGAGTTCCAGCGGGAATTCAGCAGGCAACATAACGATGATGGGCATGCGCGACGATAGTCGGGCGCCTGAATATCAGTTTACCCAGGATAAGAGATTTAATTATGAGCAACATTATCAAGCAAATTGAACAAGAGCAGATGAAACAGGACGTACCTTCATTCCGTCCGGGTGATTCCGTGGAAGTGAAAGTATGGGTCGTTGAAGGTTCTAAGAAACGTCTGCAGGCATTCGAGGGCGTGGTTATCGCTATTCGTAACCGCGGTCTGCACTCTGCATTCACTGTTCGTAAGATTTCTAACGGCGAAGGTGTTGAGCGTGTATTCCAGACTCACTCACCGGTTATCGACAGCATTGCTGTGAAACGCCGTGGCGCCGTACGTAAGGCCAAACTGTACTACCTGCGTGAGCGTACTGGTAAGTCTGCACGTATCAAAGAACGTCTGGGCGCTAAAGCAGCTTCTTAAGTTAATAGCGAACAAGGGGGCAGCCGGAAGGTTGGCCCCTTTTTTTATGCCTGCCATCAGCCAGAAGTGGTCAAAAAATCACTCTGCAGCCGCTTTCAACAGAGCAACGACCAGCGGCGAGAGTTCATTCTTTAAAGCTGCGCGTTCAGACTGGAACAGCGTGGCGACGAAAAACTTATGGTCCGGAAGTTCAATTCCGCGCACGTCTCCTTCAAGATCCCAGGCGGTAATGCGTAACGGATAATCTGCCAGTTGAGTAGCAAATTCCGGGTTTACGCCAAAATTACAGTGATAGCCTTCTTGCGTAGTGAGCTTGTTGTAAGCACGGGCGATCAGCGAATCGGGCTTGATACGTATATCCCCGGATTTCTCAACCAGTGAACAACTGAGAGGGGAGATAACGATACGGCCTTCACTCTGGGTTTCGGCATATGCTGCATCTGCCCAGCCCATAACGTTACGGGCATATTCTACCAGCGCGTATTGAAACCCTCCGCACGACCCCAGAAAAGGAATGTTGTTCTCGCGCGCATAAGTAATTGCGAGGAAAGCGCCGGTATCATTTTCATACGGGCTACCGGGCACGACCCAAACTGCATCAAAATCCTTCAGTGCGGCAATATCGTTTACAGACTTTGTTGCCAGCCAGTCGGCAGAAACTGTCAGGCCTGTAGCCTCAGCCGCAATCTGGATTGCCGAAGGGATCGCCTGATGAGCAACTGCCGTAGCGCGGTAATCGCCTACAAGAGCAATACGAAGGGGGACGGTCATTATCATTTCCTGTTCAGGTTAAGCAAAAAGATGTTGGTTCGGGTGGAGCGCTATTCCTGGCGATGAAAATGGTAAATCGCGGTATTGACCGGTCCGCTCTCCAGCACAATCAGGCCATATTTGATCCCTTTGAAGTCAGCACCACAACGTATTGCGACCTGACGGCTGGCCATATTCTCCTCTACGGCCAAAATTTCCACCACCTTCCTCTCCGGGCTTTGCCACGCCAGCTCCACCAGATGGCGGACAGCATAGCTCGCTATCCCCTGACGCTGTTCGCTGCTACGCACCCAGTAACCAATGGAGCAATGATCGGGCTGCTCTCTGGAGTAGCGCAAACCCGCTCCACCCAGCAGACGTCCATCCTCAGCAAACAGCCCCAGCTCATTGGCTTCACCTTTGTTTCTCAGCAGATGCGTAATGCTGAACCACTGGCGAGCTTCTGCGGGCGTGAACCCGGCATGCGCCCACAGAAGCCAGGGACGAAGCGTATCCAGTGAGGCATTAACTGCGCAGGCGAACGCTTCTGCATCCTCATCCTGATAAGGTCGTAAAATGATCTGCATCTCTTACACTCCCTCGTAAATAGCTCTTATTTATCTCTAGCATAGGTTTATTACTCAACCATGAGGAAGCAATTTTCTGCTTAATTTCACTTCATAAAAGAATTTCCTGATCACAAAAAACTGCGGTTAAGGTTTTAAGTGAGTGGAGACAGCACTGAAAGCATTGCGTGTGTAAAATTATATTTACATTTATCGCAAGTGTTATAAAGCTGATGTTTTTTTAAATTATTGTTTATATTTGATTTTATCTGAAATTTTGGCTTGATGTTTATTCTTGGTAAGAAAGGTGTACATATGACCGTTGAGTTATGTACCTTTTCTGGTACAGTAACTCTCACCCCACCGAGGGATGACTTACGCATATTGAGAGAAACAGGATGACCATCATGCAAAAAGACGCGCTGAACAATGTTCATATCGCTGGCGAGCAGATTTTAATTACGCCAGAAGAGTTAAAAAAACAGTTTCCGTTGAATCCGGCTCTGGAAGCGCAGATTGCGGCCTCACGCCAGACCATCGCCGATATTACCAGCGGTAAAGATCACCGTTTGCTGGTGGTATGTGGTCCCTGTTCCATTCACGATACTGAAGCCGCGCTCGACTATGCCCGTCATCTGAAAACTCTCTCTGAACAGCTGAAGGATCAGCTCTATATCGTTATGCGCGTCTACTTTGAAAAACCTCGCACTACGGTGGGCTGGAAAGGGTTAATCAACGATCCCTACATGGATAACTCCTTTGATATGGAAGCGGGGCTGCATATTGCCCGCCGTCTGTTGCTGGACCTGGTCGAAATGGGGCTGCCATTAGCCACAGAAGCGCTTGATCCTAACAGCCCGCAGTACCTGGGCGATCTCTTCAGCTGGTCAGCCATTGGTGCGCGTACCACGGAGTCGCAAACTCACCGCGAAATGGCCTCTGGCCTCTCCATGCCGGTTGGCTTTAAAAACGGCACCGATGGCAGCCTTGGTACCGCAATCAATGCAATGCGTGCCGCTGCAATGCCGCACCGTTTTGTGGGGATTAACCAGAGCGGTCAGGTGTGCCTGTTGCAGACCCAGGGGAATCCTGATGGGCACGTTATTCTGCGCGGCGGCAAAACCCCTAATTACGGGCCGGAAGATGTAGCGCAGTGTGAAAAAGAGATGCGCCAGGCGGGACTCCGTCCCTCCTTGATGATAGATTGCAGCCATGGCAATTCTAATAAAGATTTCCGTCGTCAGTCCGGTGTGGCTGAATCTGCCGTAGCGCAGATCAAAGATGGCAACCGTTCAATTATGGGTCTGATGCTGGAAAGCCATCTCCATGAAGGCAACCAGTCTTCCGAGCAGCCTAAAGCAGAGATGCGCTACGGTGTTTCCGTAACGGACGCCTGTATCAACTGGGAAACCACGGAAACCCTGCTGCGGGAAATCCATCAGGATCTGAACGGCGTACTGGCGGCGCGTCTGTCGTAAAGGAGTAGTTATGGTGGCTGAACTGACCGCGCTACGCGATCAAATTGATGAAGTTGATAAAGCGCTGCTCGATCTGCTGGCCAAACGGCTGAACCTCGTCGCTGAAGTCGGCGAAGTGAAAAGCCGTTATGGACTACCGATTTATGTACCTGAACGTGAAGCCTCAATGCTCGCTTCACGGCGCAAAGAGGCGGAGCTGCTTGGCGTACCGCCTGATTTAATCGAAGATGTTTTACGCCGGGTGATGCGTGAATCCTACTCGAGCGAGAATGACAAAGGCTTCAAAACGCTGAATCCCGAACTTCGTCCGGTGGTGATTGTCGGCGGTAAAGGACAGATGGGGCGACTGTTTGAAAAGATGCTCACCCTCTCTGGCTATCAGGTCAGGATCCTCGACCAGGAAGAGTGGGCACAGGCGGAGAGCATGCTGGCGGATGCCGGAATGGTGATCATCAGCGTGCCAATTCATCTCACAGAACAGGTCATTGGCAGCCTGCCACCGTTGCCAGAGGACTGTATTCTGGTCGATCTGGCTTCGGTGAAAAATGGTCCGCTTCAGGCCATGCTGGCTGCCCACAGCGGGCCGGTGTTGGGTCTGCATCCGATGTTTGGTCCGGACAGCGGCAGCCTGGCCAAGCAGGTGGTCGTCTGGTGTGATGGCCGTCAGCCGGAGGCGTACCAGTGGCTGCTGGAGCAGATTCAGGTCTGGGGCGCGCGTTTACATCGCATCAGTGCGGTGGAGCACGATCAAAACA belongs to Erwinia pyri and includes:
- the tyrA gene encoding bifunctional chorismate mutase/prephenate dehydrogenase; translated protein: MVAELTALRDQIDEVDKALLDLLAKRLNLVAEVGEVKSRYGLPIYVPEREASMLASRRKEAELLGVPPDLIEDVLRRVMRESYSSENDKGFKTLNPELRPVVIVGGKGQMGRLFEKMLTLSGYQVRILDQEEWAQAESMLADAGMVIISVPIHLTEQVIGSLPPLPEDCILVDLASVKNGPLQAMLAAHSGPVLGLHPMFGPDSGSLAKQVVVWCDGRQPEAYQWLLEQIQVWGARLHRISAVEHDQNMAFIQALRHFATFAYGLHLAEENVQLDQLLALSSPIYRLELAMVGRLFAQDPQLYADIIMSSESNLALIKRYYQRFGEAIKLLEQGDKQAFIDSFRKVEHWFGDHAQRFMLESRTLLRQANDNRQ
- a CDS encoding CTP synthase C-terminal region-related (seleno)protein yields the protein MTVPLRIALVGDYRATAVAHQAIPSAIQIAAEATGLTVSADWLATKSVNDIAALKDFDAVWVVPGSPYENDTGAFLAITYARENNIPFLGSCGGFQYALVEYARNVMGWADAAYAETQSEGRIVISPLSCSLVEKSGDIRIKPDSLIARAYNKLTTQEGYHCNFGVNPEFATQLADYPLRITAWDLEGDVRGIELPDHKFFVATLFQSERAALKNELSPLVVALLKAAAE
- a CDS encoding GNAT family N-acetyltransferase, which translates into the protein MQIILRPYQDEDAEAFACAVNASLDTLRPWLLWAHAGFTPAEARQWFSITHLLRNKGEANELGLFAEDGRLLGGAGLRYSREQPDHCSIGYWVRSSEQRQGIASYAVRHLVELAWQSPERKVVEILAVEENMASRQVAIRCGADFKGIKYGLIVLESGPVNTAIYHFHRQE
- the trmD gene encoding tRNA (guanosine(37)-N1)-methyltransferase TrmD, with translation MWIGIISLFPEMFSAITDYGVTGRAVKNGLLSIQSWSPRDFAHDRHRTVDERPYGGGPGMLMMVQPLRDAIHAAKAAAGEGAKVIYLSPQGRKLDQNGVCELATNQKIILVCGRYEGIDERVIKTEIDEEWSIGDYVLSGGELPAMTLIDSVARFIPGVLGKQASAEEDSFSDGLLDCPHYTRPEVLEGMEVPPVLLSGNHAEIRRWRLKQSLGRTWLRRPELLENLALTEEQARLLKEFQREFSRQHNDDGHARR
- the rplS gene encoding 50S ribosomal protein L19 produces the protein MSNIIKQIEQEQMKQDVPSFRPGDSVEVKVWVVEGSKKRLQAFEGVVIAIRNRGLHSAFTVRKISNGEGVERVFQTHSPVIDSIAVKRRGAVRKAKLYYLRERTGKSARIKERLGAKAAS
- the rpsP gene encoding 30S ribosomal protein S16; the protein is MVTIRLARHGAKKRPFYQVVVTDSRNARNGRFIERVGFFNPIASGQAEALRLDLDRIEHWVGQGATLSDRVGALIKEAKKAA
- the rimM gene encoding ribosome maturation factor RimM (Essential for efficient processing of 16S rRNA), which translates into the protein MSKQLAAQSPASPLILGKMGSAYGIRGWLKVFSSTEDAESIFDYQPWFIQRAGQWQLVELEGWKRHNQDMIIKVKGIDDRDTAGLLTNCEIVVDSEQLPALESGDYYWKDLIGCQVVTTEGYELGKVTELMETGSNDVLVVQANLKDAFGAKERLIPFLDGQVIKNVDLTTGTIEVDWDPGF
- a CDS encoding 3-deoxy-7-phosphoheptulonate synthase: MQKDALNNVHIAGEQILITPEELKKQFPLNPALEAQIAASRQTIADITSGKDHRLLVVCGPCSIHDTEAALDYARHLKTLSEQLKDQLYIVMRVYFEKPRTTVGWKGLINDPYMDNSFDMEAGLHIARRLLLDLVEMGLPLATEALDPNSPQYLGDLFSWSAIGARTTESQTHREMASGLSMPVGFKNGTDGSLGTAINAMRAAAMPHRFVGINQSGQVCLLQTQGNPDGHVILRGGKTPNYGPEDVAQCEKEMRQAGLRPSLMIDCSHGNSNKDFRRQSGVAESAVAQIKDGNRSIMGLMLESHLHEGNQSSEQPKAEMRYGVSVTDACINWETTETLLREIHQDLNGVLAARLS